From Nicotiana tabacum cultivar K326 chromosome 20, ASM71507v2, whole genome shotgun sequence, one genomic window encodes:
- the LOC142174570 gene encoding F-box/kelch-repeat protein At1g80440-like, with translation MVTLTITKPHGVTTLSVYDPEKACSYDLPPIPEMVDGLPMFSQIIEVGSDLMVIGGFDPVSWRVLDSVFIYNFKSMSWRRGADMPGQQRLLFGCSSDSEKMVLVTGGHNDDKNVALRSVLLYDVEKDKWIVLPNMVMERYECKCILTEGNFHVIDGYTTCTRGHHFQQSAELFDFDTSQWCIKDNFFPYIM, from the coding sequence ATGGTTACGTTAACCATTACGAAACCTCATGGTGTTACCACTCTCTCTGTCTATGACCCAGAAAAGGCCTGTTCGTACGATTTGCCACCCATACCAGAGATGGTAGATGGGTTGCCGATGTTTAGCCAGATTATTGAAGTCGGGTCGGATTTAATGGTGATTGGCGGTTTCGACCCAGTTTCTTGGAGGGTTTTGGATTCTGTTTTCATCTACAACTTCAAATCCATGTCATGGCGTCGCGGGGCCGACATGCCAGGTCAGCAGAGGTTACTTTTCGGATGCAGTTCGGATTCGGAGAAGATGGTCCTTGTCACCGGCGGACATAACGATGACAAGAATGTTGCACTAAGATCGGTTCTGTTGTACGACGTTGAAAAAGACAAGTGGATTGTGTTGCCAAATATGGTCATGGAACGATATGAATGCAAGTGTATTCTTACCGAAGGTAATTTCCACGTCATTGACGGTTATACTACGTGTACGCGAGGTCATCACTTTCAGCAAAGTGCTGAGTTGTTTGACTTTGACACGTCACAGTGGTGTATCAAGGATAACTTCTTTCCATATATCATGTAA